In Candidatus Dependentiae bacterium, a single genomic region encodes these proteins:
- a CDS encoding TetR/AcrR family transcriptional regulator, whose product MKRAYNSESRVAQAAQTKNRILEAAKRLFQAEGFDCVTIEKLAKQADVSAPTIYALFQSKLGIVRALMDEALPTDQREALVLKFVQEQSGEERLKISAKIARQMYDAERAQIDIFRGASVLAPEFKDLEKEREERRYKRQEEGVKVMAKEKILAQGMSATKARDILWAFTGRDMYRMFVVQRGWSSDEYEQWLAEILIKTLLEPAQE is encoded by the coding sequence ATGAAAAGAGCATATAATTCTGAGTCGCGAGTGGCGCAGGCAGCGCAAACAAAAAACCGCATTCTTGAGGCAGCAAAGAGGCTTTTTCAAGCAGAAGGTTTTGACTGTGTGACCATTGAAAAATTGGCCAAGCAAGCTGATGTTTCGGCTCCAACTATTTACGCACTTTTTCAATCAAAATTAGGTATCGTACGAGCTCTTATGGATGAAGCGCTGCCTACTGACCAACGTGAAGCTCTTGTTCTCAAATTTGTGCAAGAACAATCAGGCGAAGAGCGGCTTAAAATATCTGCAAAAATTGCACGACAAATGTACGATGCTGAGCGAGCGCAGATAGATATTTTTCGTGGTGCATCGGTTCTTGCTCCTGAGTTTAAGGATCTTGAAAAAGAGCGTGAAGAGCGTCGTTATAAGCGGCAAGAAGAGGGTGTGAAGGTGATGGCAAAAGAGAAGATTCTTGCACAAGGAATGAGCGCAACCAAAGCGCGTGACATTCTTTGGGCCTTTACCGGTCGAGATATGTATCGCATGTTTGTGGTTCAGCGAGGGTGGTCATCGGATGAATACGAACAGTGGCTTGCAGAGATATTAATAAAGACATTGCTCGAGCCTGCTCAAGAGTAA
- a CDS encoding nuclear transport factor 2 family protein, whose amino-acid sequence MNKNNIEIARSYYTAIGKKNIQEFEQYLHPDVKVINPLIERTGKEVVLEALKGFIEAFNTLTIRAAFDSPDQAILVIDVDYPAPIGNIRTASLISIQDALIVKIELFFDGRPFQTRLV is encoded by the coding sequence ATGAACAAGAATAATATAGAAATAGCCAGAAGCTACTACACTGCGATAGGAAAAAAGAATATTCAGGAATTCGAACAGTACTTACACCCTGATGTTAAGGTCATCAACCCTCTCATAGAAAGAACCGGTAAAGAGGTTGTTTTGGAAGCTTTGAAGGGATTCATTGAGGCTTTTAATACGCTCACCATACGTGCTGCATTCGATTCGCCTGATCAAGCAATACTCGTTATTGATGTTGATTATCCAGCTCCAATTGGAAACATCCGTACAGCCTCGCTCATAAGTATTCAAGATGCACTTATCGTAAAAATCGAACTTTTTTTTGATGGTCGCCCTTTTCAAACAAGATTGGTATGA
- a CDS encoding aminoglycoside 3'-phosphotransferase/choline kinase family protein — MNALPSFTSLQDHIAHLGDVDFWQPYINEILKRHGLFATGLKPTAGFNPTYPTFLYGDVVVKFFGYSKSWQQRYAAEQAALALVATDRRIAAPCLLGYGNLYDNTQESWPYLIMRRMPGIAVSHVELTYQEKMKLAGDLGKQVSYIHALSWQAGVSTDTDWLELDIQAAAKQSSLPPHLVAQIDDYLTKLKPEAPVFTHGDLCDQHIFVQNGQLSGIIDWGDAMITDRHYELIQIYRGVFNCDKTLFQIFLEASNWPVGKDFATQALGQALRRQAIGVAQHHGMDVFEPIAKLFPLNDIKTLDQLAHELFSL; from the coding sequence ATGAACGCACTCCCTTCATTTACATCGCTACAGGATCATATTGCACATTTAGGTGATGTTGATTTCTGGCAACCATACATCAATGAAATTTTGAAACGGCACGGTCTCTTTGCTACTGGGCTAAAACCAACAGCCGGCTTTAATCCAACGTACCCAACTTTTTTGTATGGTGATGTGGTCGTAAAATTTTTTGGCTATTCCAAGTCATGGCAACAACGTTACGCGGCTGAGCAAGCAGCGCTTGCACTTGTGGCAACAGATCGGCGGATTGCGGCACCCTGCTTGCTGGGTTATGGAAATCTCTATGATAATACTCAAGAATCATGGCCCTATCTGATTATGAGAAGAATGCCTGGAATTGCGGTAAGTCATGTCGAACTGACATATCAAGAAAAGATGAAGCTTGCAGGAGATCTTGGCAAGCAAGTTTCGTACATCCACGCACTCTCTTGGCAAGCGGGAGTAAGCACCGACACCGATTGGTTAGAGTTAGACATACAAGCGGCAGCAAAGCAGAGCTCGCTACCACCTCATCTAGTTGCACAAATTGATGATTACTTAACCAAGCTCAAACCAGAAGCTCCTGTATTCACGCACGGTGATTTATGCGATCAACACATCTTTGTCCAGAATGGGCAATTGAGTGGTATCATTGATTGGGGTGATGCAATGATTACCGATCGCCATTATGAACTCATTCAAATTTATCGTGGCGTGTTTAACTGCGATAAGACATTATTTCAAATATTTTTAGAAGCAAGCAACTGGCCCGTTGGCAAAGACTTTGCTACTCAGGCATTAGGCCAAGCCTTACGTCGTCAGGCAATTGGCGTTGCTCAACATCATGGCATGGATGTTTTTGAACCTATTGCAAAACTTTTTCCACTCAATGATATTAAAACACTCGATCAGCTTGCTCACGAACTTTTCTCACTATGA
- a CDS encoding ATP-binding protein codes for MKRIIDHFLLQWKGDSLRKPLLLRGARQVGKTYSIRQLGKSYSDFVEINLEVQTQAQAIFDKDLDPHRIIREFSLIAHKPITPGKTLLFLDEIQAVPQAITALRYFYEMIPELHVIAAGSLLDFALLQVGMPVGRVESLYMHPLSFIEYLAATGETLIIKEILNHDINQEMSSFIHNRLLELLAEYYALGGMPHVVQDWVDKKDPLRCNRIHSTLLRGYRQDFGKYARKLQVKYVELVFEHIPLQLGRKFKYSLIEGDYRKRELAPALDLLVTAGIAHKVFYSGGQGIPLGAQIDPQDYKIIFLDAGLAQALLGLDVAGWFLQPHQEFVNKGSLVEAFVGQEMLVYDNPYDKNNAYYWHKESVSGQAEIDYLTQIEGAVIPIEVKSGMGKHLKSLQAFLESHTKSPFGIRFSTHNYSYYQNIHSYPLYAVAQFMSRKNQDIAQAIEKLL; via the coding sequence ATGAAGCGTATAATTGACCATTTTTTGTTGCAATGGAAGGGTGATTCTCTTCGGAAACCGCTTTTGCTTCGTGGTGCCCGTCAAGTTGGTAAGACCTATTCGATACGTCAACTTGGAAAGTCATATTCTGATTTCGTCGAAATAAACCTTGAAGTACAAACACAGGCACAAGCAATTTTTGATAAAGATCTAGATCCTCACAGGATCATTCGTGAGTTTTCGCTTATTGCACACAAGCCGATTACCCCTGGGAAAACACTTCTCTTTTTGGACGAAATTCAGGCGGTACCTCAGGCCATAACAGCCTTGCGTTATTTTTATGAAATGATCCCAGAGCTTCATGTTATTGCAGCAGGCTCATTGCTTGATTTTGCACTGTTACAAGTTGGTATGCCGGTTGGACGGGTTGAATCGCTGTACATGCATCCACTTTCATTTATTGAATATCTTGCAGCGACGGGTGAAACTCTTATTATCAAAGAGATACTTAATCATGATATTAATCAGGAAATGAGCTCATTCATCCATAATAGACTCTTGGAACTTTTGGCGGAATATTATGCACTAGGTGGAATGCCCCATGTGGTGCAAGATTGGGTTGATAAAAAAGACCCTCTTCGATGCAACAGAATTCATAGTACACTTTTACGGGGATATCGTCAGGACTTTGGCAAATATGCGCGCAAGCTTCAAGTTAAATACGTTGAACTTGTATTTGAGCACATCCCGCTTCAGCTTGGAAGAAAATTTAAATATAGCCTTATTGAAGGTGATTATCGTAAACGCGAGCTTGCGCCTGCGCTCGATCTCTTGGTAACAGCAGGTATTGCGCACAAAGTTTTTTATTCAGGAGGTCAAGGGATCCCGCTTGGTGCCCAAATAGATCCACAAGATTATAAAATCATCTTCCTTGATGCAGGGCTTGCTCAGGCGTTGCTTGGTCTTGATGTTGCTGGTTGGTTTTTGCAGCCTCACCAGGAATTTGTTAATAAAGGGTCATTGGTTGAAGCATTCGTTGGGCAAGAGATGCTTGTCTATGATAACCCATACGACAAAAATAATGCTTACTATTGGCATAAGGAGTCTGTGAGTGGGCAAGCAGAAATTGATTATCTTACACAGATAGAAGGCGCGGTTATTCCTATTGAGGTTAAGTCAGGTATGGGTAAGCATCTCAAGAGTCTTCAAGCCTTTCTTGAATCACATACGAAAAGCCCGTTCGGGATTCGCTTTTCAACGCACAATTACTCCTATTATCAGAATATTCATTCCTATCCTCTCTATGCCGTTGCTCAGTTTATGAGCCGTAAAAACCAAGATATTGCACAGGCAATTGAAAAACTTCTTTAG
- a CDS encoding MerR family transcriptional regulator — translation MKYTVKQLAQLSGVSIRTLHWYDEIGLLKPGCYGANGYRYYEEKQLMLLQHILFFRELGFSLDDIKKLLLTNDFDQVRALYAHKRVLEEDIARKQKLITTVEKTILYQKGKQTMSDKELYYGFDSTRQKEYEQYIVKYQGLTAEDLLIESKKRTAKWDKDEWDMVKNEGDAIHKALAVAIDKGLSPESDEVQVIIQRHYRMVNSFYDATQELYIGLTQLYAEHPDFKKFFDVYHPKMIEFIGKAMKFYAHKNLK, via the coding sequence ATGAAGTACACGGTCAAACAGTTAGCACAGCTTTCAGGGGTGAGTATCAGGACACTCCATTGGTACGATGAAATAGGACTACTCAAGCCAGGATGCTATGGAGCCAATGGTTATCGCTACTACGAGGAAAAGCAGCTGATGTTGCTGCAGCACATTTTATTTTTTCGTGAACTTGGGTTCTCTTTGGACGATATCAAAAAGCTTCTTTTAACGAATGACTTTGATCAAGTCAGGGCTCTTTATGCGCATAAAAGGGTTCTAGAAGAAGATATCGCTCGTAAACAAAAGTTGATTACGACCGTCGAAAAAACAATTTTATACCAGAAAGGTAAACAGACTATGTCAGACAAAGAATTATATTATGGCTTTGATAGTACTCGGCAAAAAGAGTACGAACAGTACATCGTAAAATACCAGGGCCTTACAGCCGAAGATCTTTTGATTGAAAGCAAAAAGCGTACTGCAAAATGGGACAAAGACGAATGGGATATGGTCAAAAACGAAGGCGACGCAATCCATAAAGCACTTGCTGTTGCAATTGATAAAGGACTAAGCCCTGAATCTGATGAAGTACAAGTAATTATTCAGCGCCATTACCGGATGGTAAACAGCTTTTATGATGCCACTCAAGAGCTGTACATAGGATTAACGCAATTGTACGCCGAGCATCCTGATTTCAAAAAGTTTTTTGATGTATATCATCCAAAAATGATTGAATTTATTGGTAAAGCAATGAAATTTTATGCACACAAGAACTTAAAGTAG
- a CDS encoding AAA family ATPase: protein MALKPFIGRKQELEKLKALQRKAIPSLVVVKGRRRIGKSRLIAEFAAQTPKQKLWNFAGLAPQDGMTAQTQRDHFAQQLTLFLKIPPLTFKDWSDAFEHLSLHLHEGDIVLFDEISWMGTQDPSFIPKLKAWWDKQKISIIVVFCGSVSTWIEENILKSTAFFGRITLTITLESLSISESAHLLKLMGFQGSTYDTYKLLGVLGGIPWYLEQVSPGMTADNLIKQLCFEKDGLLVLEFERIFHDLFNGKGAAYKKILDSLKDGMKTLAQIRQDIDFAHSGTLSHLMDHLIIAGFVKKQSLWSFKTAQPLKQSLYRICDPYMRFYLKVIQSHRAKIDLGAFDEIALSQLPAFEAHLGLQLEYLLLQNRALLLKSIGISAADVLCDGPYRQSQTASAKGCQIDYLVQTFTKNLFVCEFKFKRRELETEVIQDMQKKIKALKIPRGYAAVPILFHEGGVASSVETAGYFYRVIDITDFLM from the coding sequence ATGGCATTAAAACCGTTTATTGGTCGCAAACAAGAGCTCGAAAAACTTAAAGCCCTTCAACGCAAAGCTATTCCCAGCCTTGTTGTCGTTAAAGGACGTAGACGCATTGGAAAAAGTAGATTAATTGCCGAGTTTGCAGCTCAAACCCCCAAGCAAAAACTCTGGAATTTTGCTGGCCTTGCTCCTCAGGATGGTATGACCGCACAAACCCAGAGGGATCATTTTGCACAACAACTTACTTTATTTTTAAAAATACCACCTCTGACCTTTAAAGATTGGAGCGATGCCTTTGAGCATCTATCACTACACCTGCATGAAGGCGACATTGTCCTTTTTGATGAAATCTCTTGGATGGGAACTCAGGACCCAAGCTTTATTCCTAAACTTAAAGCCTGGTGGGACAAGCAAAAGATCTCCATTATTGTTGTATTCTGCGGATCTGTCTCTACCTGGATTGAGGAAAACATCCTCAAAAGCACAGCTTTTTTTGGCCGAATAACCTTAACCATAACACTTGAGTCTCTCTCTATTTCTGAAAGTGCCCATTTATTAAAGCTAATGGGTTTTCAAGGATCAACCTATGATACCTATAAACTTCTTGGAGTACTCGGAGGTATTCCTTGGTATTTGGAGCAAGTCAGTCCCGGAATGACTGCCGATAACCTTATTAAACAATTATGCTTTGAAAAAGATGGTCTTCTTGTTTTGGAATTTGAACGTATCTTTCATGATCTTTTTAATGGCAAAGGTGCTGCTTACAAAAAAATATTAGACTCTCTCAAAGATGGCATGAAAACACTGGCGCAAATTCGCCAAGATATTGATTTTGCACACAGCGGAACACTGAGTCATTTGATGGACCATTTGATCATTGCTGGGTTTGTAAAAAAACAAAGCCTATGGTCATTTAAGACCGCTCAGCCTCTTAAACAAAGTCTATATCGCATTTGCGATCCGTATATGCGTTTTTATTTAAAAGTCATCCAGAGTCACCGAGCTAAAATTGATTTAGGAGCTTTTGATGAAATAGCGTTATCGCAGCTTCCAGCATTTGAGGCTCATCTGGGATTACAGCTTGAGTATCTTCTTTTACAAAATCGAGCTCTTCTCTTAAAATCTATTGGAATCTCTGCAGCCGACGTACTCTGCGATGGTCCCTACAGACAATCTCAAACAGCAAGCGCAAAAGGATGTCAAATTGATTATCTGGTGCAAACATTTACAAAAAACTTGTTTGTGTGCGAATTTAAATTCAAACGACGAGAGCTCGAAACAGAGGTTATTCAGGATATGCAAAAGAAAATAAAAGCTTTAAAAATTCCACGCGGTTATGCCGCGGTTCCTATCTTGTTTCATGAAGGCGGTGTTGCTTCATCCGTTGAAACTGCCGGATATTTTTATCGCGTTATTGATATCACAGATTTTTTAATGTAG
- a CDS encoding ankyrin repeat domain-containing protein, with translation MAIIFHAIHLFNILKVIVISMKKNKKIFALSLALIVVFSREEVYGMKRTLETFIEEDDSDQDEHLLLQKQMGLESFYNNTEFFERGSVRKINQADSHENDKSNADVTHQDLFDQVMDLVVNQADLNEQDAQGNTLLHHAVVAGYQDIVELLVNNSADWAITNKEGETPFDLAVNEGHHEIMRFLMDNQ, from the coding sequence ATGGCTATTATTTTTCACGCTATACATCTGTTTAACATTCTTAAAGTTATTGTAATTTCTATGAAAAAAAATAAGAAAATTTTCGCATTATCGCTTGCATTGATCGTTGTTTTTTCACGTGAAGAAGTATACGGAATGAAGCGTACGTTAGAAACGTTTATTGAAGAAGATGATAGTGATCAGGATGAACACTTGTTGTTGCAGAAGCAAATGGGGCTAGAAAGTTTCTATAACAATACTGAGTTTTTTGAGCGCGGTAGTGTTCGCAAAATTAATCAAGCGGATTCTCATGAAAACGACAAGAGCAATGCTGATGTAACTCATCAAGATTTATTTGATCAAGTTATGGATTTGGTAGTCAATCAAGCTGACCTTAATGAGCAAGATGCTCAAGGCAACACATTGCTTCACCATGCAGTAGTTGCAGGTTATCAGGATATTGTGGAATTACTTGTAAACAATAGTGCTGATTGGGCAATAACAAATAAAGAGGGCGAAACCCCATTTGATCTTGCGGTCAATGAAGGCCATCATGAAATCATGAGATTCTTAATGGACAATCAGTGA
- a CDS encoding DUF167 domain-containing protein has protein sequence MSVILECKVVPSSGKQEFVRDKAGILKCFLKSAPENGKANNELIKLISSLLRLPTAQVTILQGHTARKKVIKIDIDATLNEVLMRCGIETQTSF, from the coding sequence ATGTCAGTAATCCTTGAGTGTAAGGTCGTTCCCAGTTCTGGAAAGCAGGAATTTGTGCGTGATAAAGCCGGTATCCTCAAGTGTTTTCTTAAAAGTGCCCCCGAAAATGGCAAAGCAAATAACGAACTGATTAAACTTATTAGTTCACTTTTACGGCTTCCCACGGCGCAAGTTACTATACTTCAGGGCCATACCGCACGAAAAAAAGTAATTAAAATTGATATTGATGCAACACTTAATGAAGTGCTTATGCGATGTGGGATTGAGACACAAACATCTTTTTAA
- a CDS encoding type II secretion system F family protein has translation MTEYHWTGIDTNGIQKKGKAFAHSVESLRQDLYNQGIALLQHRQPRLKQFLTYRISTKTISLTNLAAFFEHIGILLENGIPLVKALQTCGDQTSNQELRQLIAGLIPDVEKGKNFAQAFQAHAPYLPFYVHSLLTIGQQTGSLGAICKNLSEHLNANQALKRRVKSTLMVPAITAVFALAVTLLILVFIVPHFEQLFQSSRMSLPILTQRIFFISSIIRSSFGIGTIVFFGLGLIALPRLIPTTQLKKWVYRIGSTIPYVKNILGMSISLTFLETLSLYSKTGLPLIQSLEAAQTIITHPQFNADIQKTITLVTQGSSLEQALQLCSPTLCSPTVISLIGVGQQTGNINMMLQKSVLWQHSELSKKLEMASTLANPLLMIILGGVITTLLITIYLPIFNMALIPPL, from the coding sequence ATGACCGAATACCACTGGACGGGAATAGATACCAATGGAATACAAAAAAAGGGTAAAGCGTTTGCCCATTCCGTAGAGTCTTTACGCCAAGATCTTTATAACCAGGGAATTGCACTCCTCCAACACCGGCAGCCACGCCTGAAGCAATTTCTAACCTATCGCATCAGCACCAAGACCATATCGCTCACCAATCTGGCTGCTTTTTTTGAACATATCGGTATTTTGTTAGAAAATGGAATTCCGTTAGTTAAAGCACTCCAAACCTGTGGTGATCAAACATCAAATCAAGAGCTGAGGCAGCTTATTGCTGGCCTTATCCCCGATGTTGAAAAAGGAAAAAATTTTGCTCAAGCTTTTCAAGCCCATGCCCCCTATCTCCCTTTTTACGTACACTCACTCCTTACAATTGGTCAACAAACAGGATCTTTGGGCGCCATATGTAAAAATTTGAGTGAACATTTGAACGCAAACCAGGCACTCAAACGTCGCGTTAAATCCACCTTGATGGTTCCTGCAATTACCGCCGTTTTTGCGCTTGCAGTCACGCTGCTCATTCTTGTATTTATAGTTCCCCATTTTGAACAACTTTTTCAGTCTTCACGCATGAGCCTACCGATACTTACACAACGCATATTTTTTATTAGTTCTATAATTCGTTCCTCATTTGGCATCGGAACAATAGTTTTTTTTGGGCTTGGGCTTATTGCGCTTCCTCGACTGATTCCCACAACACAACTCAAAAAATGGGTATATAGAATTGGTTCCACAATTCCATACGTTAAAAATATTTTGGGCATGTCAATTTCACTCACTTTCCTAGAGACACTGAGCCTCTATTCAAAAACAGGACTCCCACTTATTCAAAGCCTTGAGGCAGCACAAACTATTATTACTCACCCTCAATTCAATGCAGATATACAAAAAACAATTACCTTGGTTACCCAAGGGAGCTCACTTGAACAAGCTCTTCAACTATGCTCACCGACACTCTGTAGCCCCACGGTGATTTCACTGATTGGGGTTGGCCAACAAACAGGAAATATAAATATGATGCTTCAAAAATCTGTTTTGTGGCAGCACAGCGAGCTTTCAAAAAAGCTTGAAATGGCAAGCACTCTTGCAAATCCTCTGCTCATGATTATTCTTGGCGGCGTAATTACCACACTATTGATCACTATTTATCTACCCATTTTTAACATGGCACTCATTCCGCCACTATAA
- a CDS encoding HIT domain-containing protein, whose protein sequence is MPADSCIFCKIINRTIPSRIVLENDSVIVIKDIAPKAPIHNLILPKKHIKDMVSFTPDDASLVWSMTQAVQELGINVAPNRAFNLIVNNGAAAGQLVFHVHWHFLAGKNLYSSEFSL, encoded by the coding sequence ATGCCAGCTGATTCTTGTATTTTCTGTAAAATAATTAATCGCACAATTCCAAGCAGAATCGTTTTAGAAAATGATTCTGTTATTGTCATCAAAGACATTGCCCCAAAAGCACCAATCCATAATCTTATTTTGCCCAAAAAACATATCAAAGATATGGTAAGCTTCACTCCTGATGATGCATCACTTGTTTGGAGTATGACACAAGCGGTACAAGAACTTGGAATTAATGTTGCTCCAAACCGTGCATTTAATCTTATAGTTAATAATGGAGCCGCCGCAGGACAACTGGTTTTCCATGTGCATTGGCACTTTTTGGCAGGTAAAAATCTTTACTCAAGCGAGTTTTCACTGTGA
- a CDS encoding alpha/beta hydrolase has translation MRRNSRLRQLLVPLLILGVAFGIVLGISYYTLYNLTTTKQRLLYGNRISDLAQEIRDELLKRDNFREVEFPSKDNLKLSGVFVAAQNPVANVVLCHGYQGSKEFMYGYLDLFPRCNILLFDFRAHGKSEGTMTSIGVLESRDVIGAVRYLKETTQQSHPDKKIPLIILGVSMGGAAALKAAELEPNLCDALVVDSIFCTLRTVMAQVFSLKTGLPHFPFFAVITRLFNYFLGCDLDTMSLIQSVQKITHPILFIHSCNDSFIEPKHCLTLYSHASSERTKIWIGPKCQHGWLHTYYPEIYRRKVVRFLQKNVPGYQA, from the coding sequence GTGAGAAGAAATTCTAGATTAAGACAACTCTTAGTCCCACTCCTGATCTTAGGAGTTGCTTTTGGCATTGTATTAGGGATTTCATATTATACCCTGTACAATCTAACAACCACCAAACAACGCCTTTTGTACGGCAACCGCATCTCAGACCTTGCTCAAGAAATTCGCGACGAGCTTTTGAAACGAGATAATTTTCGCGAAGTAGAGTTTCCATCCAAAGATAATTTAAAACTTTCTGGAGTCTTCGTTGCAGCTCAAAATCCTGTTGCAAACGTTGTCCTATGCCATGGGTACCAAGGAAGCAAAGAATTTATGTATGGCTACTTGGATCTTTTTCCTCGCTGCAACATTTTACTGTTTGATTTTCGCGCTCATGGAAAAAGCGAAGGAACGATGACTTCGATTGGCGTTCTTGAAAGCCGAGATGTCATTGGTGCGGTTCGCTATTTAAAAGAAACAACACAACAATCTCATCCTGATAAAAAAATTCCACTCATCATTCTTGGTGTTTCTATGGGCGGCGCTGCTGCACTCAAAGCGGCTGAACTTGAACCAAATTTGTGCGATGCACTTGTTGTTGATTCTATTTTTTGCACACTGCGCACAGTTATGGCACAAGTTTTTTCCCTCAAAACAGGGCTACCACACTTCCCATTCTTTGCGGTCATTACACGCTTGTTTAATTACTTCTTGGGATGCGACCTTGACACCATGAGCCTTATCCAGAGCGTTCAAAAAATTACACATCCTATTTTATTCATTCATTCCTGCAATGATAGCTTTATTGAACCAAAGCATTGTCTCACCCTCTATTCACATGCATCCAGTGAACGTACCAAGATCTGGATTGGGCCAAAATGTCAGCATGGCTGGCTTCATACCTACTACCCAGAAATATACCGCAGAAAAGTTGTTCGTTTCTTGCAAAAAAACGTTCCTGGCTATCAGGCTTAA
- a CDS encoding redoxin domain-containing protein, giving the protein MMIKIGKQAPDFSCEAVVNGQIKHISLADYSSGYKLLFFYPLDFTFVCPTELHALQDNLEQFKLRNVQVLAISVDSAHTHMAWLNTPKISGGIQGVTFPVLSDIHKSITRSYDVLNEEVGVSLRGVFLLDEKNVVQYASVNNFALGRNVSELLRVVDSLTHVEKHGEVCPANWIVGAPAMTATREGVVKYFNQ; this is encoded by the coding sequence ATTATGATCAAAATTGGAAAACAGGCTCCAGATTTCAGTTGCGAAGCGGTTGTGAATGGACAAATTAAGCATATTTCGCTTGCTGACTATTCAAGTGGTTATAAGCTATTATTCTTTTACCCACTTGATTTTACCTTTGTTTGCCCAACAGAACTTCATGCTCTGCAGGATAATCTTGAGCAGTTCAAGCTGCGTAATGTACAAGTTTTAGCTATTTCTGTCGATTCAGCGCACACCCATATGGCGTGGTTGAATACACCAAAAATTTCTGGTGGTATTCAAGGGGTAACGTTCCCTGTTCTTTCAGATATTCATAAGAGCATTACCAGAAGCTACGATGTGCTCAACGAAGAAGTTGGCGTTTCACTGCGAGGAGTTTTCTTGCTTGATGAGAAGAACGTGGTGCAATACGCTTCGGTTAATAACTTTGCACTTGGTCGCAATGTGAGCGAACTTTTGCGCGTGGTTGATTCACTCACTCATGTTGAAAAGCATGGCGAAGTGTGCCCTGCAAATTGGATTGTCGGTGCTCCAGCAATGACTGCAACACGCGAAGGTGTGGTAAAATACTTCAATCAATAG
- the trxB gene encoding thioredoxin-disulfide reductase, whose protein sequence is MKYQVAIIGSGPAGLTAGVYAARGNLSTIVIEGNQPGGQLTTTTSVENWPGETSILGIDLMEKMRDHAKKYGCALVQKAITKVDFSSQPYKLYTDSNDVIEADTVIIATGSSNKKLGCTGEDEYFSKGVATCATCDAPFYNGKEVIVVGGGNTAVTEAEHLLHFASKVTIVHILDQLTANDPIKDKVLENPKASFIYSSTIVEIKGDGQRVTEIVVENQNDKSRTTVKADGVFVAIGFNPNTQLFKDQLEVDQYGYLVLKGHTQTSKEGVFAAGDVADFLYRQAITSAGMGCMAALDAQRYLSQKECKTK, encoded by the coding sequence ATGAAATATCAGGTAGCAATTATAGGCTCAGGACCAGCAGGACTAACTGCAGGCGTTTATGCTGCCCGCGGAAACCTCTCAACCATTGTTATAGAGGGCAACCAACCAGGCGGACAGCTCACCACCACAACATCAGTGGAAAACTGGCCAGGTGAAACCTCTATTTTAGGGATCGACTTAATGGAAAAGATGCGCGACCATGCAAAAAAATATGGTTGTGCACTCGTTCAAAAAGCAATTACCAAGGTTGACTTCAGCTCTCAACCTTACAAGCTCTATACTGACAGCAATGATGTTATTGAAGCTGATACAGTAATTATAGCCACAGGGTCATCCAATAAAAAACTTGGGTGCACGGGCGAAGATGAGTATTTCTCTAAAGGTGTTGCAACCTGCGCCACCTGCGATGCACCATTTTATAACGGTAAAGAGGTGATTGTTGTTGGTGGCGGAAACACTGCCGTTACCGAAGCTGAACATCTGCTCCATTTTGCAAGCAAAGTAACGATTGTGCATATTCTTGACCAACTTACGGCAAATGACCCGATCAAAGATAAGGTTCTGGAAAATCCAAAAGCCTCATTCATCTACAGTTCAACGATTGTTGAAATTAAAGGTGATGGCCAAAGAGTTACCGAAATTGTTGTTGAAAATCAAAATGATAAATCAAGAACGACCGTTAAAGCTGATGGTGTTTTTGTTGCGATTGGCTTTAACCCCAACACGCAACTCTTTAAAGATCAGCTTGAAGTTGACCAATATGGCTACTTAGTTCTTAAAGGTCATACCCAAACAAGCAAAGAAGGTGTTTTTGCAGCTGGTGACGTTGCGGACTTTTTATACCGTCAAGCAATTACATCAGCGGGCATGGGATGCATGGCAGCGCTTGATGCGCAGCGTTATTTGTCACAGAAAGAATGTAAAACAAAATAA